Proteins encoded within one genomic window of Conchiformibius steedae:
- the aspS gene encoding aspartate--tRNA ligase, translating to MRTNYCGLISEQYLDQTVTVKGWVHRRRDHGGVIFIDLRDREGTVQVVIDPDTPEAFATADASRSEYVLSITGRVRRRPEGTENPKMVSGKIEILGKEIEVLNTAATPPFPIDEENISENVRLTHRVIDLRRPQMQQNLRLRYQVAMGVRRYLDEQGFIDIETPVLTRSTPEGARDYLVPSRVHPGEFFALPQSPQLFKQLLMVAGFDRYYQITKCFRDEDLRADRQPEFTQIDLETSFLNEDEIMSITEGMAKQVFKDALGVDLGDFPRMPFSEAMFYYGSDKPDMRVSLKFTELTDVMKTEEFKVFRGAADMQDGRVVALRVPNGAKLSRKDIDEYTKFVGIYGAKGLAYIKVNDVSNLSNGEESGLQSPIVKFLSESCLKTIIERTGAQNGDLIFFGADKAKIVNEAIGALRVKIGHEHGAADGYFVDEWKPLWVVDFPMFEYDEENQRYAAMHHPFTSPKAGHEDLMATSPEQCLARAYDMVLNGWEIGGGSVRIHRADIQEKVFAALNISPEEQQEKFGFLLDNLKYGAPPHGGLAFGLDRLVTLMAGAESIRDVIAFPKTQRAQCLLTNAPNAVDDKQLRELSLRLRQKATENKEA from the coding sequence ATGCGTACCAACTACTGCGGCTTAATCAGCGAGCAATATTTAGACCAAACCGTTACCGTCAAAGGCTGGGTACACCGCCGCCGCGACCACGGTGGAGTGATTTTCATTGACCTGCGCGACCGCGAAGGCACGGTGCAGGTGGTGATTGACCCCGATACCCCCGAAGCCTTTGCCACGGCAGACGCTTCGCGCAGCGAATATGTGTTGAGCATTACCGGACGTGTGCGCCGCCGCCCCGAAGGCACGGAAAACCCGAAAATGGTTTCAGGCAAAATCGAGATTTTGGGCAAAGAAATTGAAGTGCTGAACACCGCCGCCACACCGCCGTTTCCGATTGATGAAGAAAACATCAGCGAAAACGTGCGTTTGACCCACCGCGTGATTGACCTGCGCCGCCCACAAATGCAGCAAAACCTGCGCTTGCGTTATCAAGTGGCGATGGGCGTGCGCCGTTATTTGGACGAGCAGGGTTTTATTGATATTGAAACCCCCGTGCTGACCCGTTCCACCCCCGAAGGTGCGCGCGATTATTTGGTTCCCAGCCGTGTGCATCCAGGTGAATTTTTCGCGCTGCCGCAGTCGCCGCAGTTGTTTAAACAGCTGCTGATGGTAGCGGGTTTTGACCGTTATTATCAGATTACCAAATGTTTCCGCGATGAAGATTTGCGCGCCGACCGCCAGCCCGAATTTACCCAGATTGACTTGGAAACGTCTTTCCTGAACGAAGACGAAATCATGAGCATTACCGAAGGCATGGCAAAACAAGTGTTTAAAGATGCTTTGGGTGTGGATTTGGGCGATTTCCCGCGTATGCCGTTTAGCGAAGCCATGTTCTATTACGGTTCGGACAAGCCCGATATGCGCGTGTCGCTGAAGTTTACCGAGCTGACCGATGTGATGAAAACGGAAGAATTTAAGGTTTTCCGTGGCGCAGCCGATATGCAAGACGGGCGCGTGGTGGCATTGCGTGTGCCAAACGGCGCGAAACTGAGCCGTAAAGACATTGATGAATATACTAAATTTGTCGGCATTTACGGCGCGAAAGGTTTGGCGTACATCAAAGTAAACGATGTGTCCAATTTGAGCAACGGCGAAGAAAGCGGTTTGCAGTCGCCGATTGTAAAATTCCTGTCCGAGAGCTGCCTGAAAACCATTATTGAGCGCACGGGCGCACAAAACGGCGATTTGATTTTCTTTGGTGCGGACAAAGCCAAAATTGTCAATGAAGCCATTGGCGCGTTGCGCGTGAAAATCGGGCATGAACACGGCGCGGCGGACGGTTATTTTGTAGATGAATGGAAGCCCTTGTGGGTGGTGGATTTTCCGATGTTTGAATACGATGAGGAAAATCAACGCTATGCAGCAATGCACCACCCGTTCACTTCGCCGAAAGCGGGGCATGAAGATTTGATGGCGACTAGCCCCGAACAATGCTTGGCGCGTGCCTATGATATGGTGTTGAACGGTTGGGAAATCGGTGGCGGTTCAGTGCGTATCCACCGCGCCGATATTCAGGAAAAAGTGTTTGCCGCGTTGAACATCAGCCCTGAAGAGCAACAGGAAAAATTCGGCTTCCTGCTGGATAACCTGAAATACGGTGCGCCCCCGCACGGCGGTTTGGCGTTTGGTTTGGACCGTTTGGTGACACTGATGGCGGGTGCGGAATCCATCCGCGATGTGATTGCCTTCCCGAAAACCCAACGCGCCCAATGCCTGCTGACCAATGCACCGAATGCGGTGGACGATAAGCAGTTGCGTGAATTGAGTTTGCGCCTGCGTCAGAAAGCAACAGAAAATAAAGAAGCATAA
- a CDS encoding DUF6585 family protein gives MTHPEAPLGEFRFSTGKSHLRLSGWTLLILAPIALFLLAARGNIDNLTGNQIAIGIFLLVVIAAMLLNFLFTRIDVYSNALVQKRFFSKHAFYFSPYMRLYIARWRYGLLNLTIGKHTAITLDDGYHYHLPPAFRQNEKIINVIESYLFSHSMHMLNQTYDTDETLNFGAIQLNRRHIVANDTVIARDDIAKISVNQGKLKIYTKNKKGNARIRSSATVHLDKIANFRLLCRFIGLNEFAEPKYFYRIKRILWFI, from the coding sequence ATGACACACCCCGAAGCCCCCCTTGGCGAATTCCGTTTCAGCACGGGCAAATCCCATCTGCGCTTAAGCGGTTGGACGCTGCTGATTCTCGCCCCCATCGCCCTGTTTTTACTTGCTGCGCGTGGCAATATCGACAACCTTACTGGCAACCAAATCGCCATCGGTATTTTTCTGCTGGTGGTAATTGCCGCCATGTTGCTTAATTTCCTGTTTACCCGTATTGATGTTTACAGCAACGCATTGGTACAGAAACGTTTTTTCAGCAAACATGCTTTTTACTTCAGCCCCTATATGCGCCTGTATATTGCCCGCTGGCGTTATGGCTTGCTCAACCTGACCATCGGCAAACACACCGCCATCACGCTGGACGACGGCTACCACTACCACCTACCCCCCGCTTTCCGCCAAAACGAAAAAATCATCAATGTGATTGAAAGCTATTTGTTCAGCCATTCCATGCACATGCTCAACCAAACCTACGATACCGATGAAACCCTGAATTTTGGCGCGATACAACTCAACCGCCGCCATATCGTGGCAAACGACACCGTGATTGCCCGCGACGACATTGCCAAAATCAGCGTTAATCAAGGCAAACTCAAAATCTACACCAAAAACAAAAAAGGCAACGCCCGTATCCGTTCCAGCGCCACCGTACATCTCGACAAAATCGCCAATTTCCGTCTGCTCTGCCGCTTTATCGGCTTAAACGAATTTGCCGAACCCAAATATTTTTACCGCATCAAACGGATTTTGTGGTTTATCTAA